The nucleotide window TACATTCACTCCACAATCTCAGATCATGTCTCAAAACCAAGAATTCAGCGAAGGTTTCAAAAAGGGCCTCAAGGTCCGCGGTGAAGTTCTCGGCGAAGAATACGTCTCCAAAGCAGTCGCAAGTCTCGACAACGAATACTGGAAACCCGCACAAGAGCTCATCACAGAATACGCCTGGGGAAACGTATGGACTCGGCCTGGTCTTGATAGAAAGCAGAGAAGCCTTCTCAGTAAGTGATGCGATTATATCAAATTAGTAATTCTGACGGGTTTAATAGCGTTGGCGTTTTTGACGGCGCAAAAGGCATGGCCGGAATTGACGTTGCATACAAAGGGAGCTATGCGGAATGGTTTGACGGAGATTGAGATTCGAGAGGCGGTGTTGCAGTCGATGATTTATCTCGGTGCTCCTGTTGGGCTGGAGGCGATGAGAGTTACGGAGAAGGCTATCAATGAGTTTAAGGCGCAGAATGGGGGAGAAGCCAGTGGCTCCAAGAATGATTGAAAAAATGACTATAACTATTTCagtatctttatatctatttaccCTTGAAGCGTTGACCTGACTCGATCATATCAACGAGGCGATAGCTTCCCTTGTCCCATGCGGGTTAACGGAAGTAGCACGTGTTCGACCCCACCAGATGCTATCACCTTATTTACCCCTCCTcatacatcaacatcatacTCGTATCATATACCCTTTCCTCACAAAATCTTTCTCAAAATGGCTTCCAAAATCCAAAACGTGACGGAATTCTCATACGTTACTCTCAACGAGGGAGTCAATGTGTTTGATGAATCAGCTGCGGCAAAGACTTATCAAAATGTCCTTGAGACAGCGTTGAAACAGCCCGGTGCTCGGCGAGTTTATactggtgttgaggttgagaatccTTCTACACTATGGTTGTTTCTTGACTGGGAGACTTTGGAGGATCACGAGAATTATCCCAAGACCGCGTAAGTCTAGACTTGCTTATTCTTTGAATACTGCTAATACATTTCAGTGATCACGGCCCTATCATTGAATCTCTCAAGCCCATCGTGGACTTTTCAAAATCCATCAACAAACACGTCACCCTTACCCCCTTCCCGCCAGAAGACGTCCTCGACAAAGATTCCTCCCCTGTAACAGAAGTCCTACTCGCATTCTTCCCCCCAGACTACGACGTCGCATCCCGCGCCACAGCAACCCGTCGTCTCGAAGAATTCACCGGCGTAGCACTAAAGACATCGCGCGACTGGCGTGGCATCAGCTACGGGTGGAGTGTCGAGAACGACGTGCCTATTCGTGGAGAGGAGGGCAAGACGGGGAGTATGATGGCGGCGTTTATTGGATGGCCGAGTGTGGAGGCGCATCAGAAGTTTCGGGAGACGGATGATTTTAAGGAGAATATTGCGCTGTTGAGGGAGATTCCGGGACTAGTCAAGTTGGCGGCTTTTCATGTTAGTTGTGTTAGTAAGGAGGCGGAGGGGTTGAGTGAGAgggatgctgagaaggctcATGAGCATAGCCATGATCATGGTGGTGGATGCTGTTAGTTCTGATGACTGCGTACTTTGTTGTTTGTGTAAATAGAACATTTGAAATTATAGATGCCAATCTAGATCATGATTTCTACGTAGCCAGTTTGTCACAGTTGTCAAAATCTCTTCATATTGGACAGAGGAATATCCTTCTTATCTCATTGTAAGATTCAAGGTATGGCTATAGATACTCCAATTCATGTTATGCTTAGAGTAAGTTACCAAAATGTCCGTATTCGCCTTGCTTTTATGTTCTCGTGGTTCCTATCTCGTTGGCTCAAAGGCCGGGGGTATCAATCGTATTCATTACCCATGTATCCGTTATTCCACAACAAAATCTCCCCCCTCCGTAAACTCATTATGCATACTCAACTCCTCAAACTGAGCAGCCAAGTTTCTAATATGTCCATCACCAGGCTTCGaagcctcaagatcaaaaTCCAAAACCCAACTTCCAAACGTACCACTCTCGTCTTTACTAGGCGTCACAACCTGCTTCGGCGCTTCCAACGCACGCATGAGCTTATTTGCTTCAGCGGCTGTCATACTCCCATCTCTCATAGCCATGGCCAAAAGCCCCTTGCCAATGGGCTCGCAAACGGG belongs to Fusarium musae strain F31 chromosome 9, whole genome shotgun sequence and includes:
- a CDS encoding hypothetical protein (EggNog:ENOG41), which codes for MASKIQNVTEFSYVTLNEGVNVFDESAAAKTYQNVLETALKQPGARRVYTGVEVENPSTLWLFLDWETLEDHENYPKTADHGPIIESLKPIVDFSKSINKHVTLTPFPPEDVLDKDSSPVTEVLLAFFPPDYDVASRATATRRLEEFTGVALKTSRDWRGISYGWSVENDVPIRGEEGKTGSMMAAFIGWPSVEAHQKFRETDDFKENIALLREIPGLVKLAAFHVSCVSKEAEGLSERDAEKAHEHSHDHGGGCC
- a CDS encoding hypothetical protein (EggNog:ENOG41), which translates into the protein MSQNQEFSEGFKKGLKVRGEVLGEEYVSKAVASLDNEYWKPAQELITEYAWGNVWTRPGLDRKQRSLLTLAFLTAQKAWPELTLHTKGAMRNGLTEIEIREAVLQSMIYLGAPVGLEAMRVTEKAINEFKAQNGGEASGSKND